A section of the Salmo salar chromosome ssa05, Ssal_v3.1, whole genome shotgun sequence genome encodes:
- the LOC106604360 gene encoding coagulation factor VIII — protein sequence MRTLLISLLCVLSGVEETLAVPTTREFYIAAVEIGWDYLYWGSADPASEQRRRTKDPPQKYIKAVYREFTDSTYSVPKPTPTWAGIQGPVIHAQASDRVVVHFKNLASQPYSISPVGVSYWKQSEGAGYDDATSSQEKEDDAIAPGGYYKYVWDINPKDGPTLGDPECLTYSYSSQVDTVQDFNSGLIGALLICKSTAFTDNGVRKSREFILLFAVFDESKSWYGEVGSFRERFKKASVRKQYHTINGYVNSTLPGLTMCQGRDHVFWHLIGMETAPEIHSIQFQDHSLQVMAHRKVTVEMTPMTFTTAEMKPSTQGKFLISCQIQAHRHAGMSAVFKVEDCPEPVTVPGPDVRQVQQSENEEDYEYGDDMFETFVFKPGKGQAVGRSRGRKNKIWVHYIAAEEIIWDYAPHLSQGDSQLLSEYFPRGPHQLGHEYKKVVYVEYTDQTFTKRKSPVKRLLGPLLRGQVDEHFQIVFKNLASRPFNMYPNGLTTISPLRKTGNEGEKDLRSLAVPPNGTYGYVWKLTAEDGPLERDPQCLTRLYQSTINPERDLATGLVGPLLICKKDSMDTRGRLVGPDKVKQLMFAVFDENKSWNINDNIQKYSRDPSMVNPTDPDFYNSNVIYNVNGIMFNGQMIQLCKDDVTFWHLANVGTQSDFLSVYFTGNPFMRDNVYESVLTLFPMSGETVTMETELIGEWEISAFDSSLKSRGMSARYSVLSCNIELLVDNEDLEYGLEDVLPDYVDQFFKPRSLRPRLQNRTVAVRVCRKQPSLNQNTTTPKTGNDTDNEVAIGESGDHGPDNNVTFKAGDQRSICEVRYVTVSSADEEGNLLSQGGIPTDVLKQLEKDGEWMASETQEGGGLGGEQGGKRQTRQARVEGGEDGEEVEEGGLGREQGGNGRQRRQASLEGGESNKLAENCEEEVLKEWKGRVYGEALEQEQREEQKVEVLDQQEEQGQKGELDRDSHPLSTYHADKDPLILELDGWRDLDPLKNTLKALPDQLKVQQQREEQKAGEVHPLNNNTHTDPDTPLLDLLDFSNVSNDNETAPRNAVSLEYDDYSEKDTGTPYMGTENNLDLRTTDGHYRSYYIAAQEITWDYGIRKPHQLIKTRERRRGMRKFLTEYKKVVFRAYSDRDFQIPITRGELQEHLGLMGPIIKAEINDLLTVTFKNMASRPYSLHLHGVYDKTQGDGWTQTQWGSSRAGEAGVPGEAVQPGEVRVYTWRITRKQGPTAAEFDCKAGAYYSTQNKVKDLHSGLIGPLVICKPGTLHPQLNLQPNLQEYALLFHTFDETKSWYLEENIRQYCTPPCQARRDDPWFQLSNKFAAINGYVAETLPGLMVAQHQQVRWHLLNVGGNGEYHAAHFHGLPFSIHKEQEHRMGVYKLYPGVFGTVEMRPATVGTWMVECTVGEHQQAGMRAKLLVYNPRCIQPLGLRSGRIDDSQITASDHIGNWEARLARLELSGSVNAWMGTNQKSWIQVDLQRPTLLHGIQTQGARASLGLKDYFIVHFTLSYSLDQETWTNYRGNSTTPSYIFNGNLDGSKVKENHLFPPILGRYIRLQPVTIQRNPALRMELLGCDLNSCSFPLGLQRRLVPDSSFRASSFLQTWRLSWSPALARLRQDGSANAWRPKANNPHEWLQVDFLVMKRITGVVTQGAWSILTQMMVTEFSVTISDEGHSWSNVVDEELQREKIFLGNSEPDEEMLNLFDPPLFARFIRIHPRGWVNDIALRLEFMGCDTQQRL from the exons ATGAGAACGCTGTTGATATCACTCCTCTGCGTCCTCAGCGGGGTGGAGGAGACCCTGGCCGTACCTACCACGAGAGAGTTCTATATCGCCGCGGTTGAGATCGGTTGGGACTATCTCTACTGGGGCAGCGCTGACCCCGCATCAGAACAAAG GAGGAGGACCAAGGATCCCCCTCAGAAATACATAAAAGCTGTTTATAGAGAATTCACTGATTCCACATATTCAGTCCCCAAGCCTACACCAACATGGGCAG GTATCCAGGGTCCGGTGATCCATGCCCAGGCCAGTGACAGGGTGGTGGTGCACTTTAAGAACCTGGCGTCCCAGCCCTACAGTATCAGCCCTGTGGGGGTCAGCTACTGGAAACAGTCTGAGG GGGCCGGATACGATGACGCCACGTCAAGCCAGGAGAAGGAGGATGATGCTATTGCTCCAGGAGGATACTACAAGTACGTCTGGGACATCAACCCTAAAGACGGTCCGACCTTGGGAGACCCAGAATGCCTCACCTACTCCTACTCCTCCCAGGTGGACACTGTACAGGACTTCAACTCTGGGCTCATCGGGGCTCTGCTCATCTGCAAATCAA CTGCATTTACAGATAATGGAGTTCGGAAAAGCAGAGAGTTTATTCTGCTCTTTGCTGTTTTTGATGAGAGTAAGAGCTGGTACGGAGAGGTGGGGAGTTTCCGGGAAAGATTTAAGAAGGCCAGTGTGAGAAAACAGTATCACACTATCAATGGATACGTCAACTCAACTTTACCAG GTCTGACGATGTGCCAGGGACGAGATCATGTGTTCTGGCATCTCATTGGAATGGAGACGGCTCCAGAGATCCACTCCATACAGTTCCAGGATCACAGTCTACAG GTGATGGCCCACCGTAAGGTTACTGTGGAGATGACCCCTATGACCTTCACCACAGCGGAGATGAAGCCCAGTACTCAGGGGAAGTTCCTCATCAGCTGTCAGATCCAAGCACACCGCCACG CGGGTATGAGTGCTGTCTTTAAGGTGGAGGACTGCCCAGAGCCTGTGACGGTGCCTGGTCCTGACGTGCGTCAGGTCCAGCAGTCTGAGAATGAGGAGGACTATGAATATGGAGATGACATGTTTGAGACCTTTGTGTTTAAGCCTGGGAAAGGTCAGGCTGTGGGGCGCTCCCGAGGGAGGAAGAACAAAATCTGGGTCCATTACATTGCTGCTGAGGAGATCATCTGGGATTACGCACCCCACCTCAGCCAGGGAGACAG TCAACTGTTATCGGAATACTTCCCCAGGGGGCCTCATCAGCTGGGTCATGAGTATAAGAAGGTGGTGTATGTAGAATACACTGACCAGACCTTCACCAAGAGGAAATCACCTGTTAAAAGACTGCTAGGACCACTGCTCAGAGGACAGGTTGACGAACACTTCCAG ATAGTGTTCAAGAACCTAGCAAGTCGTCCTTTCAACATGTATCCAAACGGCCTCACCACGATTTCTCCACTGCGTAAAACAGGGAATG agggtgaAAAGGACCTTCGCTCCCTGGCTGTACCCCCCAACGGGACATATGGGTAcgtgtggaaactaacagcagagGACGGGCCCCTGGAGAGAGACCCCCAGTGTCTGACCCGTCTGTACCAGAGTACCATCAACCCTGAGAGAGACCTGGCCACTGGCCTCGTAGGACCACTCCTCATCTGCAAGAAGGACTCCATGGACACCAGGGGGCGGCTG GTGGGCCCAGATAAAGTGAAGCAGTTGATGTTCGCTGTGTTTGATGAAAACAAGAGTTGGAACATCAATGACAACATTCAGAAGTACAGCAGAGACCCCTCCATGGTCAACCCTACAGACCCTGACTTCTACAACTCCAATGTCATCTACA ATGTGAACGGGATAATGTTCAATGGGCAGATGATCCAGCTGTGTAAGGATGACGTGACCTTCTGGCACCTGGCCAACGTGGGGACACAGAGCGACTTCCTGTCCGTCTACTTCACAGGAAACCCCTTCATGAGGGACAACGTGTATGAGTCCGTTCTCACACTCTTCCCAATGTCCGGGGAAACTGTTACCATGGAGACCGAGCTAATTG GTGAGTGGGAGATCAGTGCTTTCGACAGTAGCCTGAAAAGCCGTGGGATGAGCGCCCGCTACTCCGTCCTGTCTTGTAACATTGAACTGCTTGTGGACAACGAGGACCTAGAGTACGGCCTGGAGGACGTCCTGCCTGATTACGTAGACCAGTTCTTCAAACCCAGATCCCTCCGCCCCCGGCTACAGAACAGGACCGTAGCCGTCAGAGTCTGCAGGAAgcaacccagcttaaaccagaacacaacaacacCGAAAACAGGAAATGACACAGATAACGAAGTCGCCATCGGAGAATCTGGGGACCACGGGCCTGATAACAATGTCACATTTAAGGCAGGGGACCAGAGGTCAATCTGTGAGGTCAGGTATGTGACGGTGTCGTCTGCTGACGAGGAGGGCAACCTGCTCTCCCAGGGAGGGATCCCCACAGACGTTCTGAAGCAACTGGAAAAGGACGGAGAGTGGATGGCTTCAGAGACCCAGGAGGGAGGGGGCCTGGGTGGGGAGCAGGGGGGGAAGAGACAAACACGCCAGGCCAGGgtagaaggaggagaggatggggaggaggtagaggagggaggtctgGGCAGGGAGCAGGGGGGGAACGGAAGACAGAGACGCCAGGCCAGTTTGGAGGGTGGAGAGAGCAACAAGCTAGCGGAGAACTGTGAGGAGGAGGTGCTGAAGGAGTGGAAGGGTCGGGTATATGGGGAGGCGCTGGagcaggagcagagagaggagcagaaggTGGAGGTGTTGGATCAGCAGGAGGAGCAGGGACAAAAGGGGGAGTTGGATCGAGATTCACATCCTCTAAGCACATATCACGCAGATAAGGACCCTCTAATCTTGGAgttagatggatggagggatctAGACCCCCTGAAAAACACTTTGAAAGCGCTCCCGGATCAGCTGAAggtgcagcagcagagggaggagcaGAAAGCTGGGGAGGTGCATCCCCtaaacaacaacactcacacagaTCCGGACACACCTCTACTGGATTTGTTAGACTTCTCCAATGTCTCCAATGACAACGAGACGGCTCCCAGGAACGCAGTGTCTCTGGAGTATGATGACTATAGTGAGAAGGACACTGGGACACCCTACATGGGGACAGAGAACAACCTGGACCTGAGGACCACAGATGGACATTACCGCAGCTACTACATCGCTGCACAGGAGATCACATGGGACTATGGGATCAGGAAACCACATCAGCTCATAAAAACAAG AGAGAGGCGTAGGGGAATGAGGAAGTTCCTGACGGAATATAAGAAGGTGGTGTTCAGGGCCTACAGTGACAGAGACTTCCAGATCCCCATCACCAGAGGAGAGCTGCAGGAACATCTGGGACTCATGGGTCCTATCATTAAAGCTGAGATCAACGACCTCCTTACC GTGACCTTCAAGAACATGGCGTCCAGGCCGTACTCCCTGCACCTCCATGGAGTGTATGATAAGACCCAGGGTGATGGATGGACCCAGACCCAGTGGGGGTCCTCCAGGGCTGGGGAGGCGGGGGTCCCTGGGGAGGCGGTCCAGCCTGGGGAGGTCAGGGTCTACACCTGGAGGATCACCAGGAAGCAGGGGCCCACCGCTGCAGAGTTTGACTGTAAGGCCGGGGCCTACTACTCTACACAGAATAAG GTGAAGGACCTCCACTCCGGTCTGATTGGTCCCTTAGTAATCTGTAAACCAGGCACCCTCCACCCCCAACTGAACCTACAGCCCAACCTACAGGAGTACGCCCTCCTCTTCCACACCTTCGACGAGACCAAGAGCTGGTACCTGGAGGAGAACATCCGTCAGTACTGCACCCCGCCCTGCCAGGCCCGGAGAGATGACCCCTGGTTTCAGCTCAGCAACAAGTTTGCAG CGATAAACGGCTACGTGGCAGAGACACTTCCTGGTCTGATGGTTGCCCAGCACCAGCAAGTCAGGTGGCACCTGCTGAATGTCGGGGGCAACGGGGAGTATCACGCCGCCCACTTCCACGGTCTGCCCTTCAGCATTCACAAGGAGCAGGAGCATCGCATGGGGGTGTACAAACTCTATCCTG GTGTGTTTGGCACAGTGGAGATGAGGCCGGCCACGGTGGGGACCTGGATGGTGGAGTGTACAGTAGGAGAGCACCAGCAAGCCGGCATGAGGGCTAAACTACTGGTCTACAACCCAC GATGCATCCAGCCTCTGGGGTTGAGGTCGGGAAGAATAGACGATTCCCAGATCACGGCATCAGACCACATAG GTAACTGGGAGGCCAGGCTGGCGAGGCTGGAGCTATCTGGTTCTGTCAACGCCTGGATGGGCACGAATCAGAAATCATGGATCCAG GTGGACCTCCAGAGACCCACTCTGCTCCATGGGATTCAGACCCAGGGTGCCAGAGCCTCTCTGGGCCTGAAGGACTACTTTATCGTGCACTTCACCCTCTCCTACAGCCTAGACCAGGAGACCTGGACTAACTACAGGGGGAACAGTACCACGCCATCCTAT ATATTTAACGGTAACCTGGATGGCTCAAAGGTGAAGGAGAACCATCTGTTTCCCCCAATCCTGGGGCGCTACATCAGACTGCAGCCTGTCACCATCCAGAGGAACCCTGCTCTTCGCATGGAGCTGCTGGGCTGTGACCTCAACA gCTGCTCCTTCCCCCTGGGTCTCCAGAGGAGGTTGGTCCCAGACAGCAGCTTCAGAGCCTCCTCCTTCCTGCAGACCTGGAGGCTCTCTTGGAGCCCCGCCCTCGCACGCCTCCGCCAGGACGGTAGCGCCAACGCATGGCGACCCAAG gccaaTAACCCCCATGAGTGGCTGCAGGTGGACTTCCTGGTTATGAAACGCATCACAGGGGTTGTGACTCAGGGGGCGTGGTCTATCCTGACTCAAATGATGGTGACAGAGTTCTCCGTAACCATTAGCGATGAAGGTCACTCCTGGTCCAACGTGGTTGATGAGGAATTGCAAAGAGAGAAG ATCTTCTTGGGGAACAGTGAGCCAGATGAGGAGATGCTGAACCTCTTTGATCCTCCTCTATTCGCCCGCTTCATACGGATCCACCCCAGAGGCTGGGTCAACGACATAGCCCTGCGCCTGGAGTTCATGGGCTGTGACACCCAGCAGCGTCtctga